The Congregibacter litoralis KT71 genome contains a region encoding:
- a CDS encoding DUF3192 domain-containing protein: MKTLSRICAITLLSFAASGCVFIDGKYVDHNDWRDDQRDNRAMISKLEIGASRDGVVDSLGTPADSEAFTHDGEEVRVLFYRTQRKHSDGETTRDETTPLVFKNDQLIGWGESVYSDYRF; this comes from the coding sequence GTGAAAACTCTGTCCCGAATCTGTGCCATTACCCTGCTGTCCTTTGCTGCCAGCGGCTGTGTTTTTATTGACGGCAAATATGTTGACCACAATGATTGGCGTGACGATCAGCGCGACAATCGCGCCATGATCAGCAAGCTGGAAATCGGTGCGTCCCGCGATGGGGTGGTTGACAGCCTGGGCACTCCGGCGGACTCCGAGGCCTTCACCCACGATGGTGAGGAAGTGCGGGTGCTGTTCTACCGCACGCAGCGCAAGCATTCCGATGGTGAGACTACCCGCGACGAAACCACGCCCCTGGTGTTTAAGAACGACCAGCTCATAGGCTGGGGCGAGAGTGTCTATAGCGACTATCGCTTCTAA
- a CDS encoding BtrH N-terminal domain-containing protein produces the protein MRVLIENYRNLTAGHCGSGSMRNLIYHYTGLALDEGVVFGLGSGLDAVYFDYAHADPPYMCFGRGSSFETDVTDALGIDYRETANPDNDQAWEDVRQEVIAGRPTMLSGDIYYLDYRKFKVHFPGHRYVLLGFDDERDEVYVADRTDEATQTCSTEGVRLSRNPPGGLSTYNTWGKFHSGDVRHSLPEACGIALRKTAERMLNLDTSQRDLMAALRGNSEGKLSVGLEGLQTLVTIFPAWASLQDPEAHLQYLDNAIVKFGTGGGFFRDHYAAFMRWAAMQRPDLVDATLVALAEDAAREWNALSPTLQHIAAAPGDTSAWKQAQSALETIYDLESSLFGRLGDRVLKSV, from the coding sequence ATGCGGGTACTTATTGAGAACTATCGAAACCTCACCGCCGGTCACTGTGGCAGCGGCTCCATGCGCAATCTCATCTACCACTACACCGGTTTGGCGCTCGACGAAGGCGTCGTATTCGGCCTTGGCTCGGGACTGGACGCCGTGTACTTTGATTATGCCCATGCGGACCCGCCCTACATGTGTTTTGGCCGGGGCTCCTCCTTCGAGACCGATGTTACGGATGCCCTGGGGATCGACTATCGGGAAACCGCCAATCCCGACAATGATCAGGCCTGGGAGGATGTTCGCCAGGAAGTCATCGCCGGGCGCCCCACCATGCTCTCCGGCGACATCTACTACCTGGACTACCGCAAGTTCAAAGTGCACTTTCCCGGCCACCGCTATGTATTGCTGGGTTTTGATGATGAGCGAGACGAGGTCTATGTCGCCGACCGTACGGACGAAGCGACCCAGACCTGCTCCACGGAGGGCGTGCGCCTGAGTCGTAACCCGCCGGGCGGTCTCTCCACCTACAACACCTGGGGAAAATTCCACTCTGGCGATGTGCGTCACAGTCTGCCCGAGGCCTGTGGGATTGCCCTTCGCAAAACCGCGGAACGCATGCTCAACCTCGACACCAGCCAGCGCGACCTCATGGCAGCACTCCGCGGCAATAGTGAGGGCAAGCTGTCCGTCGGACTCGAGGGGCTTCAAACACTGGTGACGATATTCCCGGCCTGGGCATCGCTTCAGGATCCGGAGGCGCACCTACAGTATCTGGACAACGCCATCGTAAAGTTCGGCACCGGCGGCGGGTTTTTCCGCGATCATTACGCCGCGTTTATGCGCTGGGCCGCTATGCAGCGACCGGACCTTGTCGACGCCACCCTGGTAGCGCTTGCAGAGGACGCAGCGCGGGAGTGGAACGCGCTGTCACCGACACTGCAGCACATTGCCGCCGCGCCGGGAGATACATCAGCCTGGAAGCAGGCTCAGAGCGCATTGGAGACAATCTACGATCTGGAGAGCTCCCTTTTCGGGCGCCTGGGCGATAGGGTGTTGAAAAGCGTCTAG
- a CDS encoding acetamidase/formamidase family protein — translation MSYRPSLSSAALFSLLSAAAFHSAGADELVVGGQGRNCIEDPQCINRLHPDLPMTARAKPGQTIVLHTRNAGDFDLDPNSRYEDPRRATGNTGHALTGPVHIEGARAGDTLAVTLLEVAPGPWGKTWVGAGGFLADHYPTGFSATWKLGADYARSADIPGVRIPISAFPGVITTLPDDAMVRKAMARESAIDALGARVFLPNPTNATPEAFCGPTGSVKEECLRTIPPREHGGNMDIRYMRAGVTIHLPCLVDGCGLAIGDVHYAQGDGEVSGTAIEMDATVTLRTEILKEAPAKGVSFTGPVSTLGIPSKRYFATTGLPFKKAGEIPSDMAYLDSVRLAALESLPDDIALAARNALLAMIDHLVTHYGYSVDQAYVICSVAVDLRIGQLVDAPNAGAVALLPLDIFVEEEPGK, via the coding sequence ATGTCCTACAGACCCAGTCTTTCGTCGGCTGCTCTTTTCAGCCTGCTTAGCGCCGCAGCGTTTCATTCAGCCGGCGCCGACGAGCTTGTGGTGGGCGGCCAGGGACGCAATTGCATCGAGGACCCGCAGTGCATCAATCGCCTGCACCCGGACCTCCCCATGACGGCGCGCGCAAAGCCAGGACAAACCATTGTGCTCCACACCCGCAACGCCGGGGATTTTGATCTGGACCCTAACAGTCGCTATGAAGATCCCCGACGTGCCACGGGCAACACCGGTCACGCGTTGACAGGACCCGTGCATATCGAAGGTGCCAGGGCCGGGGACACCCTGGCGGTGACCCTCCTCGAGGTGGCACCCGGGCCCTGGGGCAAGACCTGGGTTGGTGCCGGCGGCTTTCTCGCTGATCACTATCCCACGGGGTTCTCCGCCACCTGGAAACTCGGGGCAGACTATGCGCGCTCCGCAGATATCCCCGGCGTGCGCATCCCCATCAGTGCATTCCCCGGGGTAATCACCACCCTTCCCGACGATGCCATGGTCCGCAAGGCCATGGCACGGGAAAGCGCTATTGATGCCCTGGGTGCCCGGGTTTTTCTTCCCAACCCCACAAACGCCACCCCCGAGGCATTCTGCGGCCCCACGGGCAGCGTAAAAGAGGAATGCCTGCGCACTATTCCGCCGCGGGAGCACGGCGGGAACATGGATATTCGCTACATGCGTGCGGGAGTCACCATTCACCTTCCCTGCCTCGTTGACGGCTGTGGTCTGGCGATCGGCGACGTCCATTACGCCCAGGGTGACGGCGAGGTCAGCGGCACAGCCATCGAGATGGATGCGACGGTCACTCTCCGCACGGAAATTCTCAAAGAGGCTCCGGCAAAAGGGGTGAGCTTTACGGGACCGGTGTCGACGTTGGGCATACCCAGCAAACGCTACTTCGCGACCACGGGGCTTCCGTTCAAGAAAGCGGGAGAGATTCCCAGCGACATGGCCTACCTTGATTCTGTGCGCCTCGCAGCCCTGGAAAGCCTGCCCGACGATATTGCTCTCGCCGCCCGCAACGCGCTGCTTGCGATGATCGACCACCTGGTCACGCACTATGGCTACAGCGTCGATCAAGCCTACGTGATCTGCTCCGTGGCCGTGGATCTTCGCATAGGCCAGCTTGTGGATGCGCCC
- a CDS encoding DoxX family protein codes for MDVVQRTLLLSGRALLGLYFIIPGITKITGFSGMVQYMTEHNVPLVQPLLVLTIVLQLGCGASLVAGWRTQIMAFVLAGLTLVISLYMHNFWAMEEGLQRAHEMQNFIKNMAIMAGLLYVAGVTPQKEA; via the coding sequence ATGGATGTAGTGCAACGAACGCTCCTGCTATCAGGACGGGCCCTTCTCGGACTGTATTTCATCATACCGGGGATTACCAAAATCACGGGTTTCTCGGGCATGGTGCAGTACATGACGGAGCACAACGTGCCCCTGGTGCAACCGCTGCTGGTGCTGACCATCGTATTGCAGCTCGGCTGTGGCGCCAGCCTTGTTGCGGGGTGGCGTACCCAGATCATGGCTTTTGTTCTGGCAGGACTTACATTGGTGATCAGCCTCTACATGCACAACTTTTGGGCCATGGAAGAAGGCCTGCAGCGAGCCCATGAGATGCAGAACTTCATCAAGAACATGGCCATCATGGCGGGGCTGCTGTATGTCGCCGGCGTGACGCCTCAGAAAGAAGCCTAG
- a CDS encoding RNA-binding S4 domain-containing protein: MRIIEITREPVELYKILKFEGLVATGGEAKLLIGDGQVSVNGEVETRKGRKMHNGDVIEFRAETHQLQLV, translated from the coding sequence ATGCGCATCATCGAAATTACCCGCGAACCCGTAGAGTTGTACAAGATCCTCAAGTTCGAGGGACTGGTGGCTACGGGCGGCGAAGCCAAGTTACTTATCGGTGACGGACAGGTATCGGTGAATGGTGAGGTGGAAACGCGCAAGGGGCGCAAAATGCATAACGGCGATGTCATCGAGTTCCGCGCCGAAACCCATCAACTCCAGCTGGTTTAG
- a CDS encoding membrane protein — protein sequence MSLFSELHRRNVVRVGVAYAVVAWLILQVADVVMENIGAPAWVMQALLFLLILGLLPALIFAWVFELTPDGIKRESEIEEGVSVVHQTRRKLDTLIIATLAVAVVYLFWEGRLRDPSSDTPAVAQETSSIPTKAQIAAQTGMDALRQQLDADAAAKASPASSDETSIAVLPFVNLSSDPEQEYFSDGISEELLNVLAQIPALRVAARTSSFQFKGDNRDISEIAALLKVGHVLEGSVRKAGTRLRITAQLIEAEGGYHLWSETYDRELEDIFAIQDEISAAIADALRAELALDEAMKPGASRVAANTPAYEAFLKGRALINQRGQQAISEGVEQLERSVRLDPGYAPARAQLAIGIALLANSSGTYGDLSVEEVNERAGEQIAAAEALDNDFAELWAARAMLSRINFDNRGYLENSERALAIRPNYSDALNWRVNGLNSLGMWAEASEAREALLQLDPLSVVGRLNAVGFIAGEGQPERAMAIARSIAPQSQWASHVAQARVYRAEQRDDRQLEQLLLAYALDASDLLVNFLMSDLLVDSGLIDEALRIDRTVRPWVLLDANRFEEAEEALREALRADADSLEIVTSLAASIYFQGRYGEAVELWQRALVPSKFGEAVYANGGLENTARLVHALQQMGEDDQAAKQLEVLRAFRASFGEESVQARYWFLGEANMALLAGDRDAALKALQRADEEGLADVDALNEPILNTIRDEPVFEIVRQNVASRAVENREKVVTLICENNPVPDHWRPLESSCTNG from the coding sequence ATGAGTTTATTCAGCGAGTTACATCGCAGGAACGTAGTCCGTGTTGGCGTCGCCTACGCCGTTGTGGCCTGGTTGATTCTGCAGGTGGCCGATGTGGTCATGGAGAACATCGGCGCCCCCGCCTGGGTCATGCAGGCGCTCTTGTTTCTTTTAATCCTCGGTTTGTTGCCGGCGCTGATTTTTGCCTGGGTTTTTGAGCTCACCCCCGACGGAATCAAGCGCGAGTCAGAGATCGAAGAAGGGGTCTCTGTCGTGCACCAAACCCGTCGCAAGCTCGACACCCTCATCATTGCCACCCTGGCCGTGGCGGTGGTCTATCTCTTTTGGGAGGGTCGACTGAGAGATCCGTCGTCCGATACACCCGCGGTCGCTCAGGAAACGTCCTCGATTCCGACAAAAGCGCAAATTGCGGCGCAAACAGGTATGGATGCCCTGCGCCAGCAGCTTGACGCCGATGCGGCAGCCAAAGCATCACCTGCGTCCTCGGACGAAACGTCCATTGCGGTACTTCCCTTTGTAAACTTGTCTTCGGATCCCGAGCAGGAGTATTTCTCCGATGGGATTTCGGAAGAGCTCCTCAATGTTCTTGCCCAGATTCCCGCGCTCCGCGTTGCCGCGCGAACCTCCTCGTTTCAGTTTAAGGGTGACAACCGGGATATCAGTGAGATTGCGGCCTTGCTCAAGGTTGGCCATGTTCTCGAAGGCTCTGTGCGCAAGGCCGGCACTCGCCTGCGAATCACTGCGCAGCTCATAGAGGCCGAGGGCGGGTATCACCTGTGGTCCGAGACCTACGATCGCGAGCTTGAGGACATCTTTGCGATTCAGGATGAGATCTCCGCCGCCATTGCCGATGCGCTGCGGGCCGAGCTGGCCCTGGATGAGGCGATGAAGCCCGGCGCCAGTCGCGTGGCCGCCAACACCCCCGCCTACGAGGCGTTCTTGAAGGGTCGTGCGCTGATCAACCAGCGCGGTCAGCAAGCCATCAGCGAAGGGGTAGAGCAGCTGGAGCGATCGGTGCGCCTGGATCCTGGCTACGCGCCGGCGCGCGCCCAACTGGCCATCGGCATTGCCCTGCTGGCTAACTCATCCGGCACCTACGGCGATCTCAGCGTAGAGGAAGTTAATGAACGTGCCGGCGAGCAGATAGCAGCAGCGGAGGCTCTGGACAATGATTTTGCGGAGCTCTGGGCGGCGCGGGCGATGCTTTCGAGGATTAACTTCGACAATCGGGGCTACCTGGAAAACAGCGAGCGGGCCCTTGCCATCCGGCCTAACTATTCCGATGCATTAAACTGGCGTGTCAACGGTCTTAACAGCCTGGGCATGTGGGCGGAAGCCTCCGAGGCTCGAGAGGCTTTGTTGCAACTCGATCCCTTAAGCGTGGTGGGGCGCCTGAACGCCGTAGGTTTTATTGCCGGTGAGGGACAGCCGGAGCGGGCCATGGCCATTGCGCGATCCATCGCACCCCAGTCCCAATGGGCCAGCCACGTGGCACAGGCGAGGGTGTATCGTGCGGAGCAGCGTGATGACCGACAGCTGGAACAACTGCTCCTTGCCTACGCTCTTGATGCCAGTGACTTGTTGGTAAATTTTCTAATGTCTGATCTGTTGGTGGACAGCGGTCTGATTGATGAGGCCTTGCGCATCGACCGCACCGTGCGCCCCTGGGTGTTGTTGGACGCTAATCGCTTTGAGGAGGCGGAGGAGGCGCTTCGCGAGGCCTTGCGGGCCGATGCCGATTCCCTGGAGATTGTTACGAGTCTGGCCGCCAGCATCTATTTTCAGGGTCGCTATGGCGAGGCGGTCGAGCTTTGGCAGCGGGCCCTCGTGCCCTCGAAGTTTGGCGAGGCGGTGTACGCAAATGGCGGCTTGGAGAACACCGCGAGATTGGTTCATGCGCTTCAGCAAATGGGTGAAGATGATCAGGCGGCCAAGCAGTTGGAGGTGCTTCGTGCGTTCAGAGCAAGCTTCGGCGAAGAGAGCGTGCAAGCCCGCTATTGGTTTCTTGGTGAGGCAAATATGGCCCTGCTTGCGGGCGACCGAGACGCTGCACTCAAGGCCCTGCAGCGAGCGGATGAAGAGGGCCTCGCGGATGTGGATGCCCTGAATGAGCCCATACTGAACACGATCCGCGATGAACCGGTTTTCGAAATCGTTCGCCAGAACGTCGCTTCTCGCGCGGTGGAGAACCGCGAAAAAGTAGTGACCCTCATTTGCGAGAACAACCCGGTGCCCGACCACTGGCGACCCCTGGAGTCCAGCTGCACGAATGGTTGA
- a CDS encoding PQQ-dependent dehydrogenase, methanol/ethanol family, protein MNLSPAFFGKALVSAAVSAACLLSVACSSDQQDVQVVQVAEETAAPATGAVTAERIIAADAAPGEWLTHGRTYGEQRFSPLDAINENNVEELGLAWYADLPTDRGIETTPLMADGKLFVTASWGHVLAYDAKTGEELWHHDPKVPKDYGVHACCDVVNRGAALWGNNVYAASLDGRLFALDRDSGELVWEVDTRINTTDSYTITGAPRIVNGKVVIGNGGAEMSVRGYVTAYDAVTGEQAWRFYTVPGNPADGFEDETQERIAKTWTGKWWENGKGGGTAWDAFAFDPELNLLYIGVGNGASWNQKIRSPDGGDNLFISSIVAVDADTGEYAWHYQTTPGDNWDYTATQHMILAELPIDGEKRKVLMQAPKNGFFYVLDREDGELLSAEKYMPVTWATHVDMETGRPVEAPGMRDGTADTLVSPGPSGAHNWHPMTYSPDTGLVYIPAKSHASIYADDFHTLERDAVWHINFNAGLMVGMPDEVPADARAAVGKEALAAELIAWDPIKGEKVWTIPRGFYSGSGLLSTHGNLLFQGDLTGTFSAFAADSGEELWSYPVQGGVMASPITYTIDGEQYVAVAQGWGGETGLPFGSVSGPQNMINISRLMVFKLGASGELPKIPVMEQQLNAEGIELASSEYVESGRELFNLYCAVCHGGNAISAGLIPDLRYRIKDVEPAWQAIVLEGALAANGMPAWKEYLTADEADLIKEYVKHEAVLGAKRGERRLVRAP, encoded by the coding sequence ATGAATCTTTCCCCCGCGTTTTTTGGTAAAGCTCTGGTCTCCGCTGCAGTGTCTGCAGCGTGCTTGCTCAGCGTTGCCTGCAGTAGTGATCAACAGGACGTGCAGGTGGTTCAGGTCGCCGAGGAAACCGCAGCACCGGCGACGGGTGCGGTAACCGCCGAGCGCATTATCGCGGCGGACGCGGCGCCCGGTGAATGGCTTACCCACGGCAGAACCTATGGCGAGCAGCGTTTTAGCCCCCTCGATGCCATCAACGAAAACAACGTAGAGGAACTGGGTCTTGCCTGGTACGCGGATCTGCCGACGGATAGGGGTATAGAGACCACACCTCTGATGGCGGATGGCAAGCTCTTTGTCACCGCCTCCTGGGGACATGTGCTGGCCTATGACGCCAAAACCGGTGAAGAACTTTGGCACCACGACCCGAAGGTGCCCAAAGACTACGGCGTCCACGCCTGCTGTGACGTTGTGAATCGAGGTGCCGCGTTGTGGGGCAATAATGTATATGCCGCGAGTCTCGATGGACGTTTGTTTGCTCTGGATCGCGATAGCGGCGAGCTGGTCTGGGAAGTGGATACGCGCATCAACACCACGGATTCCTACACGATTACCGGCGCGCCTCGCATCGTGAACGGAAAAGTCGTCATTGGTAATGGCGGCGCCGAAATGTCCGTACGCGGCTACGTGACCGCCTACGATGCGGTGACCGGTGAGCAGGCCTGGCGTTTTTACACCGTGCCCGGCAATCCGGCGGATGGCTTTGAGGACGAAACCCAGGAGCGCATCGCCAAGACCTGGACCGGTAAGTGGTGGGAAAACGGCAAAGGCGGCGGTACCGCCTGGGATGCGTTCGCCTTCGACCCCGAGCTGAATCTTCTGTACATCGGCGTCGGTAATGGCGCGAGCTGGAACCAGAAAATCCGCAGCCCCGACGGTGGTGACAATCTGTTTATATCTTCTATCGTTGCTGTGGATGCCGATACGGGCGAGTACGCCTGGCATTACCAGACGACCCCCGGCGATAACTGGGACTACACGGCCACGCAACATATGATCCTTGCAGAGCTGCCCATTGATGGTGAAAAGCGCAAGGTGCTGATGCAGGCACCCAAGAATGGTTTCTTCTATGTCCTTGATCGTGAAGATGGCGAGCTGCTTTCGGCAGAAAAATACATGCCGGTCACCTGGGCCACTCATGTGGATATGGAAACGGGCCGTCCCGTTGAGGCGCCCGGTATGCGTGACGGGACCGCCGACACCCTGGTGTCACCGGGGCCCTCGGGTGCCCACAACTGGCATCCCATGACCTACAGCCCCGACACGGGTCTGGTCTACATCCCCGCAAAGTCCCACGCGTCTATCTACGCAGATGATTTTCACACCCTCGAGCGTGACGCGGTGTGGCACATCAACTTTAATGCCGGTCTCATGGTGGGTATGCCCGATGAGGTGCCTGCGGATGCCCGGGCGGCGGTCGGTAAAGAGGCCCTGGCGGCGGAACTCATTGCCTGGGACCCCATAAAAGGTGAGAAAGTCTGGACCATACCCCGGGGCTTTTACTCAGGCTCCGGTCTCCTGTCTACGCACGGTAACCTGCTGTTTCAGGGAGATCTTACGGGCACTTTCAGCGCCTTCGCCGCTGACTCGGGAGAAGAGCTCTGGAGTTACCCGGTGCAGGGCGGTGTCATGGCGTCACCCATCACCTACACCATTGATGGCGAGCAGTACGTCGCGGTGGCTCAGGGATGGGGCGGCGAGACCGGCCTGCCCTTCGGCTCTGTGAGTGGCCCTCAGAACATGATCAACATCAGCCGTTTAATGGTATTTAAGCTTGGGGCTTCGGGAGAACTCCCGAAGATCCCCGTGATGGAGCAGCAGCTGAACGCCGAGGGCATCGAGCTTGCCAGCAGCGAGTACGTCGAGAGTGGACGAGAGCTGTTTAATCTCTACTGCGCCGTATGCCACGGCGGGAATGCGATCAGCGCGGGTTTGATTCCGGACCTTCGTTATCGCATCAAAGACGTGGAGCCCGCGTGGCAGGCTATCGTTCTGGAAGGTGCTTTGGCTGCCAACGGCATGCCAGCCTGGAAAGAGTATCTGACCGCGGATGAAGCGGATCTCATTAAGGAATACGTCAAGCATGAGGCGGTTCTGGGGGCCAAGCGAGGCGAGCGCCGTTTGGTGCGGGCGCCCTGA
- a CDS encoding DUF3237 domain-containing protein gives MELIHEFTIRAKLQEPNPVGAGPIGTRMHYAIAEGVVEGERLRGEILCGGEWALIDAAGCLRVDVRLQVKTHDDAHIYVQYTGLLGLNETVQNALAKGLGTEFGDQDFYTNPRLETGDDRYAWVNSTFFIGEGRLLPEAGVEYRVWRPA, from the coding sequence ATGGAATTAATCCACGAATTTACGATCCGCGCAAAACTTCAGGAACCCAATCCTGTCGGTGCCGGTCCCATCGGGACCCGCATGCATTACGCCATCGCCGAGGGAGTCGTTGAGGGTGAGCGCTTAAGGGGCGAGATACTGTGCGGCGGCGAATGGGCGCTCATCGACGCGGCGGGTTGCCTGAGAGTCGACGTTCGCTTGCAGGTGAAGACCCATGACGACGCCCATATCTACGTGCAGTACACGGGCTTGCTGGGTTTAAACGAGACCGTGCAGAACGCGCTGGCAAAGGGTCTGGGCACGGAGTTCGGTGACCAGGACTTTTACACGAATCCGCGCCTCGAAACCGGCGATGATCGCTATGCCTGGGTCAACTCAACATTTTTTATCGGCGAGGGACGCTTACTCCCCGAAGCGGGTGTTGAGTACCGCGTGTGGCGGCCCGCCTGA